In Solea senegalensis isolate Sse05_10M linkage group LG6, IFAPA_SoseM_1, whole genome shotgun sequence, one genomic interval encodes:
- the mrpl45 gene encoding 39S ribosomal protein L45, mitochondrial isoform X2: MNAEASLDLRHPVPLSIPVRTKKRYFIPPAVGMKSKMEENIEAKIRAAGVVVKQEYMERPINISCTAGVYDAYIPPEGDARLSTLSKEGLKQRTEQIRQSAASQLAIRKIKGHDSLFKTKEFAEQAQEIFIEAHNALTQFNKAKLHSLVTERCYPEMTRGNRYKTIHWRFIESLEPPKVVQARCPDMVSKDNLYGQVTVRMHSKQTLAIYDRFGRLMLGCEEHPKDVLEYLVFERHLVNPYGCWRLHGKIVPSWAPAKDPVIKTVMIPGPKLRPEDELDAVNLQVPKPAAVQWYK, encoded by the exons ATG AACGCAGAGGCCTCTCTGGATCTACGACATCCAGTTCCACTTTCCATTCCGGTCCGGACCAAGAAGCGATACTTTATCCCTCCAGCAGTGGGAATGAAGAGTAAGATGGAGGAAAACATAGAAGCTAAGATTCGAGCAGCAGGTGTTGTTGTCAAACAAGAGTATATGGAGAGGCCCATTAACATCTCCTGCACAG CGGGAGTCTATGATGCCTACATCCCACCAGAGGGTGATGCTCGTCTTTCCACTCTCTCTAAAGAAGGCCTTAAACAACGAACTGAACAGATCCGACAGAGTGCTGCCTCACAACTAGC GATTCGTAAAATCAAAGGGCATGACTCTCTGTTCAAGACGAAGGAGTTTGCAGAGCAGGCACAGGAAATCTTTATAGAGGCTCACAACGCACTGACACA GTTTAACAAGGCAAAACTTCACTCTTTGGTAACAGAGCGGTGTTATCCC GAGATGACGAGGGGGAACCGATACAAGACCATCCACTGGAGGTTCATTGAGTCCTTGGAGCCGCCCAAAGTGGTGCAGGCCCGCTGCCCTGATATGGTCAGTAAAGACAACCTGTATGGCCAGGTGACGGTCCGCATGCACTCCAAACAG ACTCTGGCCATCTATGACCGATTTGGGCGGTTAATGCTGGGCTGTGAGGAGCACCCGAAGGATGTCTTGGAGTACCTGGTTTTCGAACGGCACCTCGTCAACCCCTACGGCTGCTGGAGGTTACATGGAAAAATCGTACCATCTTGGGCTCCTGCTAAAGATCCAGTTATTAAG ACTGTCATGATTCCTGGTCCGAAGCTGAGACCAGAAGACGAGCTGGATGCCGTCAATTTACAAGTTCCCAAACCTGCTGCAGTACAATGGTATAAATAG
- the gpr179 gene encoding probable G-protein coupled receptor 158 encodes MGSVWLLLLLLLLPSLLRAQVTPDITAVLAEADNSTNSRTNSTRTSDISSLRPSEPSGFVATPSEAPTEEEDDWTPAEEYLYSGDASTLEMARCSRAYSSPGLTGSLPVSFGAPLRPALDALASYANFLNMIFQASDLRESTVQEDMEWYHALVRALLEADVLIQQAFLTFDAEPTSPVPQLVLRAARNPSAKVQTIILQDLSKAWESLHPPAPAPDDSWFRSFKFSNSDQPVAALTKRVLLNDLSTLDTPKWGQGDSYVTNRSGVRWASAPFLVCKDGYFVPGWILTLSTSFYGLKPDLTPEFRGVIRVDVNIQDIDLDQCATGDSWFADTHQCNRTTMECVPTPGQGFRLGQYCCRCKEGYYNPELVSQDSDGGPVNASDGGSTCYPNMPICLPCWPGCKSCQDGAPCWVQEDWLLRAAVLAIQGVFMLLIFISMLAAYRHRRNRRIRASGLLLLEAILFGSLLLYFPVFILFFRPSTFRCILLRWVRMLGFSIVYGTVTLKMHRVLKVFLSRTAQRVPYMSSLHLLRILGVMLMTVSWFLCAWTVGVLQNRDRNIPVFVTTTTSEGQGFNLCYMDRWDYMMAVAELLFLCWGSSLWTAVRPVPSAFHEPRYMGIAIHNELLLSSMFHLFRFTFPSLHPDWMLLLSFTHTHVTITVTLALLFIPKFLHVSKPGRQEIAAEVYEDEVDLRRTGSYLNSSFHSAWSERSVDPDDFRDELKKLYTQIEVHKTKKMTANNPHLTKKRSSRCAIGRSIIKRIAEFPETMSRQCSREDRDGSFHSRSVNLSESFRRAPDTISISYKSSMKSPSPSMRKSQSDHHYVKERDSSQRDSMLKSNVVKRSSQRSETDSLDIPPGVCKSASAQNLSIDTNLLHPDHTRLHKSWSLTSTSSHSIENVSKVNRASTVLTRSRQSISISDQTRSALQSESFDKAEVCPWEVGQEPLANKNQKHVNYANSEDQEEIRPPSPQALVCPWDHLSVQMAPSEEKGLLSETESPKPQPPVSASAPGSPRPKVTKDQRVFSFRTTATGNWLSVKTIMGSMDAGNRSSKERNLNKEDSVSQKSQESASTTPRSATSSRRPSMEKKTLQKRSMTADGKPCLVKQNAVRLSSADSADRSPRRLVIVKSAVYPWDIDDMQKDGNYENVFLSRQNSKRSSVSSWETVSSSRTPSTHRRGSYRITPVCNVSHADVCPWEATGTLQQVEGTKKQQSIKADIYPWESQMSEHVCPWESHEQGNVRRQGSDRGEVCPSESPDIPVVSHTLSKHSKRQPSLQCIADICPWDTAETPQPPIRQDNEYVNICPWDIQDKAEVVYENLNPLETKGTLTVHHQQETVKPDIHPALVNNEKQCQAQSPAFDWGKQVTKTADSCPWDFPEPPKIVEEGSSEHTHIDSSSQMTIKVDICPWDTGNQDKPEDTQQVATPLKAGIERLVQSEEENNQRVCPWETEPHEKSAATNTGSTGPEGPAEICQWETGEPQSRKTETRGNVCPWESEEAGAVKTEGSNVCLWETEAPKVLKKQDSSRTGICPWETEDNKVAKKQDSMREDVCPWETDEPNVLKKQDSARADVCICPWETEDNKVAKKQDSMREDVCPWETDEPNVLKKQDSARADVCPWESDEPNVLKKQDSARADVCPWETEEPKVLKKQDSTPADVCPWETEEPEIVRERDNATANICSDDVADFQEEVSVEVTQAIISTEQMDESKANLGRRDALCPWEMVRSRSGSFTDNVSDVFTWEPENIPEEDEEDDAECAAEALVFPPDL; translated from the exons CGGGGCTGACTGGATCCCTGCCTGTCAGCTTTGGTGCCCCACTCCGGCCTGCTCTGGATGCACTGGCCAGTTATGCCAACTTCCTTAACATGATCTTCCAGGCCAGTGACCTACGGGAGAGCACAGTGCAGGAGGACATGGAGTGGTACCATGCCCTGGTCCGTGCTCTCCTGGAGGCTGACGTGCTCATCCAGCAGGCCTTTCTAACCTTTGATGCCGAGCCCACATCCCCAGTGCCACAGCTGGTGCTCCGTGCTGCCCGCAACCCATCAGCCAAAGTGCAGACCATCATTCTTCAGGATTTATCCAAGGCCTGGGAGAGCCTGCACCCGCCGGCCCCCGCACCTGACGACAGTTGGTTCAGAAGCTTTAAGTTCTCAAATTCCGACCAACCAGTGGCAGCCTTGACCAAACGGGTGCTCCTCAACGACCTCAGCACCTTAGATACACCCAAGTGGGGGCAGGGTGACAGCTACGTGACTAATCGCAGCGGAGTGCGCTGGGCCAGTGCCCCCTTTCTGGTCTGTAAGGATGGGTACTTTGTGCCAGGATGGATACTCACGCTGTCCACGTCGTTCTATGGCCTCAAGCCCGACCTGACACCTGAATTCAG AGGTGTGATCCGTGTGGACGTAAACATTCAGGACATCGACTTGGACCAGTGTGCTACAGGAGACAGCTGGTTTGCCGATACGCACCAGTGCAATCGCACCACCATGGAG TGTGTACCAACTCCAGGTCAAGGCTTTAGACTGGGTCAGTACTGCTGCCGCTGTAAAGAGGGCTACTACAACCCTGAGTTAGTCTCTCAGGACTCAG ATGGTGGCCCTGTGAACGCGAGTGATGGTGGCAGTACGTGTTACCCGAACATGCCCATCTGTCTCCCATGCTGGCCGGGCTGTAAGAGCTGCCAGGATGGTGCCCCCTGCTGGGTGCAGGAGGACTGGCTTCTCagagcagctgtgttggccaTCCAGGGGGTCTTCAtgctcctcatcttcatcagcaTGCTGGCGGCCTACAGGCATCGTCGCAACAGG AGAATCCGAGCGTCCGGCCTCCTGCTACTGGAGGCCATCTTGTTTGGCTCTCTGCTTCTCTACTTCCCA GTCTTCATCCTGTTCTTCAGGCCGAGCACCTTCAGGTGCATCCTGCTCCGCTGGGTCAGAATGCTTGGCTTCTCCATCGTGTACGGCACAGTCACTCTGAAGATGCACAG GGTGCTGAAGGTTTTCCTCTCACGTACGGCCCAGAGGGTGCCCTACATGTCCAGCCTCCACCTGCTGAGGATTCTGGGAGTGATGCTGATGACAGTCAGCTGGTTTCTGTGTGCGTGGACAGTCGGTGTCCTGCAGAACCGTGACCGCAACATCCCAGTGTTTGTCACAACCACCACATCAGAGGGACAGGGTTTCAACCTGTGTTACATGGATCGCTGGGATTATATGATGGCTGTAG CTGAGCTTCTCTTCCTGTGCTGGGGGAGCTCCTTGTGGACCGCCGTCAGGCCTGTCCCCTCAGCCTTCCATGAGCCTCGCTACATGGGCATCGCCATCCACAACGagctgctcctctcctccatgtTTCACCTTTTcag GTTCACCTTTCCCTCTCTGCATCCTGACTGgatgctgctgctctccttcacacacacccATGTCACCATCACTGTGACACTTGCCCTACTCTTCATTCCCAAG TTTCTTCACGTCTCTAAGCCTGGGAGACAAGAGATTGCAGCAGAGGTGTATGAGGATGAAGTGGACCTGCGGCGCACCGGCTCATACCTCAACAGTAGTTTTCACTCTGCTTGGAGTGAGCGCAGTGTGGACCCAGACGACTTTCGG GATGAACTGAAGAAGTTATATACCCAGATAGAAGTTCACAAGACGAAGAAGATGACCGCAAACAACCCTCATCTCACAAAGAAGCGAAGTTCTCGATGTGCAATAGGGAGGTCCATTATCAAACGCATCGCTGAGTTCCCAGAAACCATGAGCCGACAGTGCAGTCGTGAGGACAGAGATGGATCCTTCCACAGTAGAAGTGTTAATCTGTCTGAATCGTTTAGGAGAGCCCCAGATACGATTAGTATCAGTTACAAAAGTTCAATGAAATCACCATCACCATCCATGCGCAAATCCCAAAGTGATCATCACTATGTCAAGGAAAGAGATTCCTCCCAGCGTGACTCAATGTTAAAGTCAAATGTTGTGAAGAGATCCTCCCAGCGATCTGAGACAGACTCCTTAGATATTCCACCAGGTGTATGTAAGTCAGCTAGTGCCCAGAATCTGTCGATTGATACCAACCTCCTGCATCCTGATCACACTAGGCTTCATAAGTCCTGGAGTCTAACATCAACTTCCTCTCATTCTATTGAAAATGTATCCAAGGTTAACAGAGCCAGCACAGTGCTAACAAGATCCCGGCAGAGCATTTCCATTAGTGACCAGACCAGGAGTGCTCTCCAGTCAGAGTCATTCGACAAGGCTGAGGTCTGTCCTTGGGAAGTAGGGCAAGAACCATTGGCCAACAAGAACCAGAAGCATGTCAACTATGCAAACTCTGAGGACCAGGAGGAAATAAGGCCACCATCTCCACAGGCACTTGTCTGTCCATGGGACCATTTATCTGTACAAATGGCTCCTTCTGAGGAGAAAGGGCTACTTAGTGAAACTGAGTCGCCCAAACCACAACCTCCTGTGTCTGCAAGTGCACCGGGCTCTCCAAGACCAAAGGTCACAAAAGATCAGCGTGTCTTCTCTTTCCGCACCACCGCCACCGGTAATTGGCTCTCGGTGAAAACAATCATGGGATCCATGGACGCAGGTAACAGATCCAGTAAGGAGAGGAACTTAAATAAAGAGGACTCGGTCTCACAAAAAAGTCAAGAAAGTGCTTCTACAACACCAAGATCAGCAACATCTAGTAGACGTCCAAGTATGGAAAAGAAGACACTGCAGAAAAGAAGTATGACAGCAGATGGGAAACCATGCCTTGTAAAGCAGAATGCAGTTAGACTGTCCTCTGCGGATTCTGCGGACAGAAGTCCCAGAAGGCTTGTGATTGTAAAATCTGCTGTTTATCCTTGGGACATAGACGATATGCAAAAAGATGGcaattatgaaaatgtgtttctttcaaGGCAGAACAGCAAACGCAGCAGTGTAAGTTCATGGGAGACTGTGAGCAGCTCAAGAACTCCTTCAACTCACAGAAGAGGTAGTTATCGAATAACACCAGTCTGTAATGTTTCTCATGCAGATGTGTGTCCATGGGAGGCAACTGGTACTTTGCAGCAAGTAGAAGGAacaaagaagcagcagagtATCAAAGCAGATATCTACCCTTGGGAATCCCAAATGTCTGAGCACGTATGTCCATGGGAATCTCACGAGCAAGGAAATGTGAGGAGACAAGGAAGTGATCGTGGTGAAGTGTGTCCTTCGGAATCACCAGATATTCCTGTTGTTTCTCATACTCTATCCAAACATTCAAAGAGACAACCGTCTTTGCAATGTATAGCCGACATATGTCCATGGGATACAGCAGAAACTCCCCAACCTCCAATCAGACAAGATAATgaatatgttaatatttgtcCTTGGGATATTCAGGACAAGGCTGAAGTTGTTTATGAAAACCTAAATCCTTTGGAGACCAAGGGAACATTGACCGTGCACCATCAACAAGAGACTGTCAAACCTGACATTCATCCTGCATTGGTAAATAATGAGAAACAATGCCAAGCACAATCACCTGCCTTTGACTGGGGTAAACAAGTGACCAAGACAGCTGACAGTTGTCCATGGGATTTCCCTGAGCCTCCTAAAATTGTGGAAGAGGGAAGTTCAGAGCATACACATATAGACTCATCCTCACAAATGACTATCAAGGTAGATATTTGTCCCTGGGATACTGGAAATCAGGACAAACCAGAAGACACTCAGCAGGTTGCCACACCCTTGAAAGCTGGTATAGAAAGGTTGGTACAGTCTGAGgaggaaaacaatcaaagagTATGCCCCTGGGAAACTGAGCCCCATGAAAAAAGTGCGGCTACCAACACAGGTTCCACAGGCCCAGAGGGACCAGCAGAGATTTGTCAATGGGAAACTGGGGAACCACAATCAAGAAAGACAGAGACTCGGGGAAATGTGTGTCCATGGGAAAGTGAGGAAGCAGGGGCAGTAAAAACAGAAGGATCAAATGTCTGTCTATGGGAGACAGAAGCCCCAAAAGTTCTCAAAAAGCAAGACAGTTCTCGCACAGGCATTTGTCCATGGGAGACAGAAGACAATAAGGTTGCAAAAAAGCAAGACAGCATGAGAGAAGATGTTTGTCCCTGGGAAACAGACGAACCAAACGTTCTCAAAAAACAAGATAGTGCACGGGCAGATGTGT GCATTTGTCCATGGGAGACAGAAGACAATAAGGTTGCAAAAAAGCAAGACAGCATGAGAGAAGATGTTTGTCCCTGGGAAACAGACGAACCCAACGTTCTCAAAAAGCAAGATAGTGCACGGGCAGATGTGTGTCCATGGGAATCCGACGAACCCAACGTTCTCAAAAAGCAGGATAGTGCACGGGCAGATGTTTGTCCATGGGAAACAGAAGAACCTAAAGTCCTCAAAAAGCAAGATAGCACTCCGGCAGATGTTTGTCCCTGGGAAACAGAAGAGCCGGAAATTGTCAGAGAGCGAGATAATGCTACAGCTAACATTTGTTCAG ACGACGTCGCAGACTTCCAGGAGGAAGTAAGTGTAGAAGTTACTCAAGCCATCATTAGCACAGAACAGATGGATGAGTCTAAAGCAAATTTAGGCAGGCGTGATGCTTTGTGTCCCTGGGAGATGGTGAGGAGCAGATCTGGTTCATTCACAGACAATGTCTCAGATGTTTTTACATGGGAGCCTGAGAATATTccagaggaagatgaagaggatgatgcAGAATGTGCTGCTGAGGCGCTTGTGTTCCCACCGGACTTGTAA
- the mrpl45 gene encoding 39S ribosomal protein L45, mitochondrial isoform X1 — MAAPMRRTLQVLHRLTCSSLTNAEASLDLRHPVPLSIPVRTKKRYFIPPAVGMKSKMEENIEAKIRAAGVVVKQEYMERPINISCTAGVYDAYIPPEGDARLSTLSKEGLKQRTEQIRQSAASQLAIRKIKGHDSLFKTKEFAEQAQEIFIEAHNALTQFNKAKLHSLVTERCYPEMTRGNRYKTIHWRFIESLEPPKVVQARCPDMVSKDNLYGQVTVRMHSKQTLAIYDRFGRLMLGCEEHPKDVLEYLVFERHLVNPYGCWRLHGKIVPSWAPAKDPVIKTVMIPGPKLRPEDELDAVNLQVPKPAAVQWYK, encoded by the exons ATGGCGGCCCCCATGAGGAGGACACTGCAGGTCCTTCACAGATTAACATGCAGCAGTTTGACG AACGCAGAGGCCTCTCTGGATCTACGACATCCAGTTCCACTTTCCATTCCGGTCCGGACCAAGAAGCGATACTTTATCCCTCCAGCAGTGGGAATGAAGAGTAAGATGGAGGAAAACATAGAAGCTAAGATTCGAGCAGCAGGTGTTGTTGTCAAACAAGAGTATATGGAGAGGCCCATTAACATCTCCTGCACAG CGGGAGTCTATGATGCCTACATCCCACCAGAGGGTGATGCTCGTCTTTCCACTCTCTCTAAAGAAGGCCTTAAACAACGAACTGAACAGATCCGACAGAGTGCTGCCTCACAACTAGC GATTCGTAAAATCAAAGGGCATGACTCTCTGTTCAAGACGAAGGAGTTTGCAGAGCAGGCACAGGAAATCTTTATAGAGGCTCACAACGCACTGACACA GTTTAACAAGGCAAAACTTCACTCTTTGGTAACAGAGCGGTGTTATCCC GAGATGACGAGGGGGAACCGATACAAGACCATCCACTGGAGGTTCATTGAGTCCTTGGAGCCGCCCAAAGTGGTGCAGGCCCGCTGCCCTGATATGGTCAGTAAAGACAACCTGTATGGCCAGGTGACGGTCCGCATGCACTCCAAACAG ACTCTGGCCATCTATGACCGATTTGGGCGGTTAATGCTGGGCTGTGAGGAGCACCCGAAGGATGTCTTGGAGTACCTGGTTTTCGAACGGCACCTCGTCAACCCCTACGGCTGCTGGAGGTTACATGGAAAAATCGTACCATCTTGGGCTCCTGCTAAAGATCCAGTTATTAAG ACTGTCATGATTCCTGGTCCGAAGCTGAGACCAGAAGACGAGCTGGATGCCGTCAATTTACAAGTTCCCAAACCTGCTGCAGTACAATGGTATAAATAG